One region of gamma proteobacterium HIMB55 genomic DNA includes:
- a CDS encoding UDP-N-acetylmuramoylalanine--D-glutamate ligase (PFAM: Mur ligase family, glutamate ligase domain; Mur ligase middle domain~TIGRFAM: UDP-N-acetylmuramoylalanine--D-glutamate ligase), whose amino-acid sequence MMPELISSSTRRAILGLGTTGRSVARFWKARGIPFIALDTRAELANDLDLRRELVGIEAHFGEVDDAVFDAIDLLIASPGIAMDSPALLKAQQIGVEIRGDIDVFVAETDKPVIGITGSNGKSTVTTFVGQLLKSCGLHVALGGNLGTGALDLLEQEADIYVLELSSFQLERAGDLNLAVATVLNLTPDHLDRHKTMPLYHLAKHRIFPGAKHVVVNARDPLTLPVGKGDVAWTAWRDDEPDLQQLGIRQIEGEPWIAFGFESLIRCADLPVVGEQNTRNVLAALAICRGAGLEFSQLIKGVGSLQGLPHRCERIAETGGVSFINDSKATNIGAAVSAISGLATGKNIILIAGGEAKGQSFEALSKAVKETCKQVILIGAATTEIAENLPSETAAVFADSMDAAVEIGASLATPGDVVLLSPACASFDMFDNYQQRGDSFREAVLRLSDEVVS is encoded by the coding sequence ATGATGCCTGAGCTTATTTCCAGTTCTACGCGACGCGCGATTCTCGGTCTAGGCACGACCGGGCGCTCGGTTGCGCGTTTCTGGAAAGCGCGGGGCATACCTTTTATTGCGCTCGACACGCGTGCCGAGCTTGCTAATGATCTCGATCTGCGACGCGAGCTGGTGGGGATTGAGGCTCACTTTGGCGAAGTCGATGATGCGGTGTTCGATGCGATCGACTTGCTGATCGCCTCGCCAGGTATTGCCATGGATTCTCCTGCGCTTTTAAAGGCTCAGCAGATTGGTGTTGAAATACGTGGTGACATCGATGTGTTTGTCGCTGAGACGGACAAGCCAGTCATCGGCATTACGGGTTCAAACGGTAAGTCGACCGTTACGACGTTTGTGGGCCAGCTGCTTAAATCCTGTGGTCTTCACGTTGCTCTCGGTGGAAATTTAGGTACGGGTGCACTCGATCTTCTTGAGCAAGAAGCCGATATTTACGTCCTCGAGCTATCCTCGTTTCAGCTTGAGCGGGCGGGCGATCTTAACTTGGCAGTGGCGACGGTATTGAACCTAACGCCCGATCACCTCGATCGCCATAAGACCATGCCGCTTTATCACCTTGCCAAGCACCGAATTTTTCCGGGCGCGAAGCACGTGGTGGTGAACGCGCGCGACCCGCTGACGCTTCCGGTCGGCAAAGGTGACGTCGCGTGGACGGCCTGGCGTGACGATGAGCCCGATCTTCAACAATTGGGTATTCGTCAGATTGAGGGTGAGCCCTGGATTGCCTTTGGGTTTGAGTCCCTGATTCGCTGTGCAGATCTACCCGTGGTGGGTGAGCAAAATACTCGTAACGTGCTCGCGGCGCTCGCAATTTGCAGGGGTGCGGGCCTTGAGTTCTCGCAGCTCATTAAGGGTGTGGGATCGTTGCAAGGCCTCCCACACCGCTGCGAACGCATTGCAGAGACTGGCGGCGTCTCCTTTATAAACGACAGTAAAGCGACCAACATAGGCGCGGCAGTATCAGCCATTTCTGGCCTGGCCACGGGTAAAAATATCATTCTTATTGCAGGTGGCGAGGCGAAAGGCCAGTCATTTGAAGCGCTGAGTAAAGCGGTAAAAGAAACCTGTAAGCAGGTCATCTTGATCGGTGCGGCGACCACAGAAATCGCTGAGAATCTTCCTTCCGAGACCGCTGCTGTTTTTGCGGACTCAATGGACGCGGCGGTTGAAATTGGCGCTAGCTTGGCTACGCCCGGTGATGTTGTTTTGTTGTCACCTGCCTGTGCAAGCTTCGACATGTTCGACAACTATCAGCAACGAGGTGATAGCTTCCGCGAGGCTGTTCTCCGTCTCTCTGATGAGGTGGTCTCATGA
- a CDS encoding Phospho-N-acetylmuramoyl-pentapeptide-transferase (PFAM: Phospho-N-acetylmuramoyl-pentapeptide-transferase signature 1; Glycosyl transferase family 4~TIGRFAM: phospho-N-acetylmuramoyl-pentapeptide-transferase), whose protein sequence is MLTWLAQILAEWDSAFSVFQYITLRGILSAMTALIISTLVGPKMISWLQEMQIGQAVRVDGPQSHLSKAGTPTMGGALIIVAIASAVLLWGDLTSKYLWVALLTTVAFGAVGWVDDYRKVVEKDSRGLPARWKYFWQSVIGFAAVTYLFTSATQAPETTLYVPFFKDVALAMGLLFIPWAYLVVVGSSNAVNLTDGLDGLAILPTVMVAVGLGMIAYLGGHAQFADYLNIAYIAGTGEMVVFCGAIAGAGLGFLWFNTYPAMVFMGDVGALALGAALGIVAVIIRQELVLFIMGGVFVIETLSVIIQVASFKLRGKRVFKMAPIHHHFELSGWPEPRVIVRFWIITAMLVLFGLATLKLR, encoded by the coding sequence ATGTTAACGTGGCTCGCACAGATATTGGCGGAGTGGGACTCGGCCTTTTCTGTTTTTCAGTACATTACGCTGCGCGGCATCTTATCTGCCATGACGGCCCTAATCATCTCGACCTTGGTAGGTCCCAAGATGATCAGCTGGCTTCAGGAGATGCAGATCGGCCAAGCGGTTCGGGTTGATGGGCCTCAGTCGCACTTGAGCAAAGCGGGAACGCCCACCATGGGCGGTGCGCTCATTATCGTCGCTATTGCCTCCGCCGTTCTGCTTTGGGGTGATCTCACCAGTAAATATTTATGGGTCGCTCTACTCACAACGGTCGCTTTTGGCGCGGTTGGCTGGGTTGACGACTACCGCAAAGTGGTTGAGAAAGACTCGCGCGGGCTACCTGCGCGATGGAAGTACTTTTGGCAATCGGTCATTGGGTTCGCCGCGGTTACCTACTTATTCACAAGTGCTACTCAAGCGCCCGAAACCACGCTCTACGTGCCGTTTTTTAAAGACGTCGCGCTGGCAATGGGGCTTCTTTTTATCCCCTGGGCCTACTTGGTGGTGGTTGGATCGAGTAATGCGGTGAACCTCACCGACGGGCTTGATGGCCTCGCTATTTTGCCAACGGTGATGGTTGCCGTGGGGCTGGGAATGATTGCTTATCTCGGTGGTCATGCTCAGTTCGCCGACTACCTCAACATTGCATACATCGCTGGAACTGGGGAGATGGTGGTGTTCTGTGGCGCGATCGCAGGCGCTGGCTTGGGCTTCCTTTGGTTCAACACCTATCCGGCGATGGTGTTTATGGGCGATGTCGGTGCACTTGCACTGGGTGCGGCGCTTGGCATTGTCGCCGTCATCATCCGCCAAGAGCTGGTGCTATTCATCATGGGCGGTGTATTCGTTATTGAAACGCTGTCCGTCATTATCCAAGTGGCGTCATTCAAACTACGCGGTAAGCGTGTGTTCAAGATGGCGCCAATTCATCATCACTTCGAGCTTTCAGGTTGGCCAGAGCCTCGCGTCATTGTGCGGTTCTGGATCATCACAGCAATGCTCGTGCTCTTTGGCCTCGCCACCTTGAAACTGAGGTAG